The proteins below come from a single Caenibius sp. WL genomic window:
- a CDS encoding NAD-dependent epimerase/dehydratase family protein yields the protein MDKKTIFLTGATGNMGGATLHELMQRTDRFRVRALVRPEEKAHPILKRYAGHPAFEVVWGDLTNYDDILRGVTGVDQVLHIGGMVSPYADAYPELTMKVNVGGARNIVDAIKAQPEPNRIALVYIGTVAQTGDRSAPIHWGRTGDPIKISTFDQYAVSKTMAEAIVAESGLKRWVSLRQTGMLHPNMWKIHDPIVFHNPWNGVFEWATVGDSGRLAANTCEDSVPEELWRGFYNIGGGAKMRTVTHEFAAATARAVGAKDFRDTQLPHWSATRNFHGQWYTDSDRLEALVPYRRESLDHFFAALSRSVPFYIKLGARFAGKAGLRRMQKLAEGPGGTLNWLANDDQAHIRPFFGSREEWERLPRDWASYPLEQPSRTPTELDHGYDTTKHESAWTRADLLGAAEFRGATLLSDGEIGAGEPARWRSAMGHEFTMTPRLMLRGGHWCPTSMVDPATYDTAASVNPFFAQVWSRGY from the coding sequence ATGGACAAGAAAACGATTTTCCTCACCGGCGCGACCGGCAACATGGGCGGGGCGACGCTGCACGAACTGATGCAGCGCACCGACCGTTTTCGCGTGCGCGCGCTGGTCCGGCCGGAAGAGAAGGCGCACCCGATCCTCAAACGCTACGCCGGCCATCCCGCTTTCGAAGTGGTCTGGGGCGATCTGACCAATTACGACGATATCCTGCGCGGCGTCACCGGTGTGGATCAGGTGCTGCATATCGGCGGGATGGTCTCGCCCTATGCCGATGCTTATCCCGAACTGACGATGAAAGTGAACGTCGGCGGCGCGCGCAATATCGTCGATGCGATCAAGGCGCAGCCGGAACCGAACCGGATCGCGCTGGTCTATATCGGCACGGTGGCGCAGACGGGCGACCGCAGCGCGCCGATCCATTGGGGCCGCACGGGCGATCCGATCAAGATCAGCACATTCGATCAATACGCCGTCAGCAAGACCATGGCCGAAGCGATCGTCGCGGAATCGGGGCTGAAGCGCTGGGTTTCGCTGCGGCAGACGGGCATGCTGCACCCCAACATGTGGAAAATCCACGATCCCATCGTCTTCCACAATCCGTGGAACGGGGTGTTCGAATGGGCCACCGTGGGCGATTCCGGGCGGCTGGCGGCCAATACCTGCGAAGACAGCGTGCCTGAGGAACTGTGGCGCGGGTTCTACAACATCGGGGGGGGCGCGAAGATGCGCACCGTCACGCACGAATTCGCCGCCGCCACGGCCCGGGCGGTGGGGGCGAAGGATTTCCGTGACACGCAGTTGCCGCACTGGTCGGCCACGCGCAATTTTCACGGCCAGTGGTACACCGATTCCGACCGGCTGGAAGCGCTGGTCCCCTACCGCCGCGAAAGCCTGGACCACTTCTTCGCCGCGTTGTCCCGCTCGGTGCCGTTCTACATCAAGCTCGGCGCGCGCTTCGCGGGCAAGGCGGGCCTGCGCCGGATGCAGAAGCTGGCGGAAGGGCCGGGCGGGACGCTCAACTGGCTGGCGAACGATGACCAGGCGCATATCCGCCCGTTCTTCGGCTCGCGCGAGGAATGGGAACGTCTTCCGCGCGATTGGGCCAGCTATCCGCTCGAACAGCCCTCGCGCACGCCGACCGAACTCGATCACGGCTACGACACGACGAAGCACGAAAGCGCGTGGACCCGGGCGGACCTTCTCGGCGCGGCGGAATTTCGCGGCGCCACGCTGCTGTCCGATGGGGAGATCGGCGCAGGGGAACCGGCCCGCTGGCGCAGCGCCATGGGCCATGAATTCACCATGACCCCGCGCCTGATGCTGCGCGGCGGGCACTGGTGCCCCACGTCCATGGTGGACCCCGCGACTTACGATACCGCCGCCAGCGTCAACCCGTTCTTCGCTCAGGTATGGAGCAGGGGATACTGA